Proteins found in one Deinococcus seoulensis genomic segment:
- a CDS encoding NUDIX domain-containing protein, whose protein sequence is MSGPPDPFSFLPARPPATLSVGVSVLVQDEQGRVLLQRRGDDGLWGTPGGHLNPGESFLQAAQRELFEETGLICPDLHLMPLPDALIDGPAFRISTPRGDQYQVGLRTRGTLSAAALDLAAPDDSGETLALGWFPLSDLPPLSGAINVASLNLLRRERGLSDLP, encoded by the coding sequence ATGTCCGGCCCACCCGACCCCTTCAGCTTCCTTCCGGCCCGGCCGCCCGCCACGCTGTCGGTCGGCGTCAGCGTCCTCGTGCAGGACGAGCAGGGGCGCGTGCTGCTGCAACGGCGCGGCGACGACGGCCTGTGGGGCACGCCCGGCGGGCACCTGAACCCCGGCGAGAGTTTCCTGCAGGCCGCGCAACGCGAACTGTTCGAGGAGACCGGCCTGATCTGCCCGGACCTGCACCTGATGCCGCTGCCGGACGCCCTGATCGACGGTCCCGCCTTCCGCATCAGCACGCCGCGCGGCGACCAGTATCAGGTGGGACTGCGCACGCGCGGCACCCTCAGCGCCGCCGCGCTGGACCTCGCCGCGCCCGACGACAGCGGTGAGACGCTGGCCCTGGGCTGGTTCCCGCTGAGCGACCTGCCCCCGCTGAGCGGCGCGATCAATGTCGCCAGCCTGAACCTGCTGCGCCGCGAGCGTGGCCTGAGCGACCTGCCCTGA